One Sediminibacillus dalangtanensis genomic region harbors:
- a CDS encoding DUF1292 domain-containing protein: MEEIKVGETFTISDETNEDQTVEVLAKVTLKNTDYVAVSFAEDLQEENEDDIDVFFLKIDNEGDLSAIESDEEFDNVSEAFDAILED, encoded by the coding sequence ATGGAAGAAATCAAAGTGGGGGAAACATTCACTATAAGTGATGAAACAAATGAGGATCAAACGGTTGAAGTTTTGGCAAAGGTAACCTTAAAAAACACGGACTATGTAGCCGTCAGCTTTGCAGAAGACTTACAGGAGGAAAACGAAGACGATATAGACGTCTTTTTCTTAAAGATAGACAATGAGGGGGATTTATCAGCCATTGAATCTGATGAAGAATTCGACAATGTATCGGAAGCGTTCGATGCAATTTTAGAAGACTAA
- a CDS encoding CarD family transcriptional regulator gives MEVDDLFQVGDSIVYPMHGAGIIKAIEEKEVSGKKQQYYVIKMLISNMQIMIPAGKILSSSVRPVTDILALKHIAHIFQHGESDRLLPWKQRYKVNTDKIKTGKMQEGAEVVRDLMRMKKEKVLNTSEKKMLDNAHEFLISELRLMKGITENQIKSFC, from the coding sequence ATGGAGGTGGACGATTTGTTTCAAGTAGGCGATAGTATTGTTTATCCAATGCACGGAGCAGGTATCATTAAAGCCATTGAAGAAAAGGAAGTCTCAGGGAAAAAACAACAGTATTACGTTATAAAAATGTTAATCAGTAATATGCAAATCATGATTCCTGCTGGTAAAATATTGAGTTCGAGTGTACGCCCGGTTACGGACATCCTTGCATTAAAACACATCGCACACATTTTTCAGCATGGAGAATCAGATAGATTACTGCCGTGGAAACAAAGGTATAAAGTGAACACAGACAAAATAAAAACGGGTAAAATGCAAGAAGGTGCAGAAGTTGTACGTGACTTAATGCGTATGAAGAAAGAGAAGGTACTTAATACAAGCGAGAAAAAAATGTTGGATAACGCACATGAATTTTTAATTAGTGAACTGAGATTAATGAAAGGG
- a CDS encoding AraC family transcriptional regulator has translation MKINRVDLHLSEEGIRLYESNHLAGDLVSEHHHEVYEILYALEGEGRIVLNGKSYAFKQDNVAVISPYSDHSIISDSKLTVLVLAFEQTILENSVKNELLEQSFAETQFVELNPFEGSNVRQLLRKMLYEQSQGEKLNYVAMRIFLSELLLKFARSQNDTDVFDANVLRAERLQHYIDTHYFEILSSTDLANKLGISTRHLNNIFKERYQVTPMQYLTEVRIDLAKKLLASTNKDIASICFEVGFESLSTFYRAFKNVVQISPKKYRTAYNQELIQK, from the coding sequence GTGAAAATCAACCGTGTGGATTTGCACTTATCCGAGGAAGGGATTCGGCTTTATGAAAGCAACCATCTGGCAGGAGATTTAGTCAGCGAGCACCATCACGAGGTGTACGAAATTTTATATGCTCTGGAAGGAGAAGGCCGGATTGTGCTGAACGGAAAGAGTTATGCCTTTAAACAGGACAATGTGGCTGTTATTTCCCCTTATTCCGATCATTCCATCATTTCCGACTCCAAGCTGACGGTACTTGTTCTTGCGTTTGAGCAAACGATATTGGAGAACTCCGTTAAAAATGAATTGCTTGAGCAATCGTTTGCTGAAACGCAGTTTGTCGAACTGAATCCCTTTGAAGGAAGCAACGTCCGGCAGCTGCTTCGGAAAATGCTTTATGAGCAATCCCAGGGTGAAAAGCTTAATTACGTGGCAATGCGGATTTTTCTCTCTGAACTGCTTTTGAAGTTTGCTAGGTCGCAGAATGACACTGATGTATTTGATGCCAACGTGCTACGCGCAGAGCGATTGCAACACTATATCGATACCCATTATTTCGAAATTCTCAGTTCGACGGACCTAGCGAATAAATTGGGAATCAGTACCCGTCATCTGAACAATATTTTCAAAGAACGCTACCAGGTCACCCCGATGCAGTATTTAACCGAGGTACGTATCGATCTTGCCAAAAAACTGTTGGCAAGTACAAACAAAGATATCGCATCGATATGCTTTGAAGTAGGTTTCGAATCATTATCGACCTTCTATCGAGCCTTTAAAAATGTTGTGCAAATTTCTCCGAAGAAATACCGTACCGCCTACAATCAGGAGTTAATTCAAAAATAA
- a CDS encoding sugar phosphate isomerase/epimerase family protein, translated as MTKPAILNRLSLNQITTEQWNLKEAVRGCEEAEIGQIALWRHKVEETGLQASRNMIRDAGLHVSSLCRGGMFPASTAAEREQRLDDNRRAVEEAAELGTDTLVLVCGPGPDRDIETARKHVEEGIAKLVPFALSYGIKLGIEPLHPMYAADRSVISTLNQANTIAEQFRPEEVGVIVDVFHVWWDPELYRQIERATGRVLGFHVSDWVIPVPDMFKGRGMMGDGVIEINRIRHAVEAAGYYGPIEVEIINQAIWDRPGEEVLEEIKASFVKHV; from the coding sequence ATGACCAAACCGGCAATATTAAATAGATTGAGTTTGAATCAAATTACCACAGAACAATGGAATCTGAAAGAGGCCGTCCGTGGCTGTGAAGAAGCGGAAATCGGACAGATTGCTTTGTGGCGGCACAAAGTAGAAGAAACAGGCTTGCAGGCGAGCAGGAATATGATTCGCGATGCTGGTTTGCATGTGTCGAGTCTCTGCCGTGGCGGGATGTTTCCGGCATCGACTGCAGCGGAAAGAGAGCAGCGTCTCGATGATAACCGACGGGCAGTAGAGGAAGCTGCCGAGCTCGGAACGGATACCCTTGTGCTTGTCTGCGGACCGGGACCAGACCGTGACATAGAGACGGCCAGAAAGCATGTGGAAGAAGGGATCGCCAAGCTTGTTCCGTTTGCCCTATCCTATGGGATTAAGCTCGGTATTGAACCATTGCATCCAATGTATGCGGCGGACCGATCGGTCATTTCAACGCTGAATCAGGCCAATACAATTGCCGAGCAGTTCAGACCTGAAGAGGTAGGCGTGATTGTCGATGTCTTTCATGTATGGTGGGATCCCGAACTTTATCGACAGATTGAACGAGCGACTGGTCGTGTTCTCGGTTTTCACGTTTCTGACTGGGTTATCCCTGTGCCGGACATGTTTAAAGGGAGAGGAATGATGGGGGATGGGGTAATTGAAATCAACCGAATCCGTCATGCGGTGGAAGCGGCCGGCTACTATGGCCCGATTGAAGTGGAAATCATCAACCAGGCCATTTGGGATCGACCAGGTGAAGAGGTGCTCGAAGAAATAAAAGCGAGCTTTGTGAAACATGTTTGA
- a CDS encoding dihydrodipicolinate synthase family protein — translation MSIKLILPAKGRKLYTYQMKASFPFSIPPKKKFSSRTAFSAAHVVADPLADADPIFDTSVDWNATLAYRHHLWSLGLSVAEAMDTAQRGMGLNWENAKHLIRRSAKEAREVGGRIASGAGTDQLAPSPDVTLEDVKNAYLEQCAFIEGEGSQIILMASRALAACAKGPDDYRHVYNCILENVSEPVILHWLGDMFDPALKGYWGHESIDEAMDVCLAIIRDNESKVEGIKVSLLDAGQEIKMRRLLPEIVRMYTGDDFHYPALIKGDEHGYSHALLGIFDAIAPAAAAALHALDVGDEAAYDGILEKTVPLARHIFQKPTFSYKTGVVFMAYLNGHQTHFRMLGGRESARSITHLADLFVFADQAGLLEKPELAATRMKLLLAQAGIEQGDKG, via the coding sequence ATGAGCATCAAATTGATTTTACCTGCGAAGGGCCGAAAGCTCTACACCTATCAAATGAAGGCCTCTTTCCCATTTTCCATACCACCGAAAAAAAAGTTTTCCAGCCGGACCGCCTTTTCTGCTGCTCATGTCGTTGCCGATCCGTTGGCAGATGCTGATCCGATTTTCGATACCAGTGTCGATTGGAATGCGACCCTGGCATACCGACATCACTTATGGTCGCTTGGATTGTCGGTAGCAGAGGCAATGGATACCGCCCAACGGGGAATGGGGTTGAATTGGGAAAATGCCAAACATTTAATCCGCCGTTCAGCGAAGGAAGCGAGGGAGGTTGGCGGCAGAATCGCCAGTGGAGCAGGAACCGATCAACTCGCACCATCGCCGGATGTTACCTTGGAGGATGTGAAAAATGCCTATCTAGAGCAATGTGCATTTATCGAAGGGGAAGGTAGCCAGATCATTCTGATGGCCAGCAGGGCTCTAGCAGCTTGTGCCAAAGGACCGGATGATTATAGGCATGTTTACAACTGTATCCTGGAAAATGTTTCTGAACCGGTGATTTTGCACTGGCTTGGTGATATGTTCGATCCAGCCTTGAAAGGATACTGGGGACACGAATCGATTGACGAAGCGATGGATGTCTGCCTGGCAATCATTCGGGATAACGAAAGCAAAGTCGAGGGCATAAAAGTGTCCTTGTTGGATGCTGGGCAGGAAATCAAAATGCGCCGGCTCCTTCCGGAAATTGTGCGTATGTACACCGGTGATGACTTTCACTATCCGGCATTGATCAAGGGGGACGAGCACGGTTACAGCCATGCGTTGCTCGGTATCTTTGATGCGATTGCCCCTGCTGCGGCGGCAGCCTTACATGCGTTGGACGTTGGAGACGAAGCTGCTTATGATGGGATATTGGAAAAAACGGTGCCGCTTGCCCGGCATATTTTCCAAAAACCGACGTTTTCCTATAAAACCGGTGTGGTATTCATGGCTTATTTGAATGGACATCAGACGCATTTCCGTATGCTCGGCGGTAGGGAAAGCGCACGCTCGATAACGCATTTGGCCGATTTATTTGTCTTTGCAGACCAGGCGGGCTTATTGGAAAAGCCGGAGCTTGCCGCAACCAGGATGAAGCTTTTGCTGGCACAAGCTGGAATTGAACAGGGGGACAAAGGATGA
- a CDS encoding N-acetyltransferase, with the protein MVNIRENKNTEVNRLVEIWYEGSLIAHNFIDKNYWTSQQTEMAEKYIPMSETYVVSNDKEVVGFVSMIDNYLAALFIDVKHQGGGYGKGLLDFIKNQRENIQLKVYKKNKKAVDFYWKNGFVIKEETLDEQTSEEEFLMEWEKC; encoded by the coding sequence ATGGTGAATATTAGAGAAAACAAAAATACAGAAGTCAATAGATTAGTAGAAATATGGTATGAAGGTTCTTTAATAGCACACAACTTTATTGATAAGAATTATTGGACATCACAACAAACGGAGATGGCAGAAAAGTATATCCCGATGTCTGAAACCTATGTTGTAAGTAACGATAAAGAGGTTGTCGGCTTCGTATCGATGATCGATAATTATTTGGCTGCGTTGTTTATTGATGTTAAGCATCAAGGCGGGGGATATGGAAAGGGATTGTTAGATTTTATAAAAAATCAAAGGGAAAATATACAATTAAAGGTGTACAAGAAAAATAAAAAAGCCGTTGATTTCTATTGGAAGAATGGCTTTGTAATAAAAGAAGAAACATTAGATGAACAGACTTCTGAAGAAGAATTTTTAATGGAATGGGAAAAGTGTTGA
- a CDS encoding ABC transporter ATP-binding protein, with the protein MSYGGDPVLKWIDLDVYPGQIIGYIGPNGAGKSTTVKIMLGLVGGYNGKVEIFGQDIADGDPSYKRKIGYVPENAEIYDNLTACEYLTFTGEMYGMNPEAAERKALLLLDKFEMRGVFHTKISSFSKGMKQKVLIISSLLHDPDLLFLDEPLSGLDANSVMIIKEILAQLAAEGKTIFYSSHIMEVVEKISSRIVLLADGKIVADGTFAELQAKNEEGTLEEIFNQLTGFNEHREIAESFVSIVREGGS; encoded by the coding sequence ATGAGCTATGGTGGGGATCCGGTACTCAAATGGATCGATTTGGACGTGTATCCCGGCCAGATCATCGGATACATAGGACCTAACGGGGCCGGAAAAAGTACGACCGTGAAAATTATGCTCGGACTGGTAGGAGGGTATAACGGCAAGGTGGAAATTTTTGGGCAAGACATCGCCGATGGAGATCCTTCCTATAAGCGGAAGATCGGCTATGTTCCGGAAAATGCTGAGATTTATGACAACTTGACTGCCTGCGAATACCTTACGTTCACGGGCGAAATGTATGGGATGAATCCCGAAGCTGCCGAGCGGAAAGCCTTGCTTCTACTAGATAAATTTGAAATGCGTGGTGTATTCCACACGAAAATTTCCTCCTTTTCTAAAGGAATGAAACAAAAAGTACTGATCATCTCCAGTTTACTGCATGATCCTGATTTGCTATTCCTCGATGAACCGCTAAGTGGGCTGGATGCAAACAGTGTGATGATTATCAAAGAAATACTAGCCCAGCTTGCTGCCGAAGGAAAAACGATTTTTTATTCCTCTCATATCATGGAGGTGGTCGAAAAAATCAGCAGCCGGATCGTCCTGCTGGCAGACGGAAAAATCGTTGCCGATGGGACATTTGCTGAACTGCAGGCAAAAAATGAGGAAGGGACATTGGAAGAAATCTTCAATCAATTGACCGGTTTCAATGAACACCGCGAAATCGCCGAATCGTTTGTGTCGATCGTCCGGGAAGGTGGAAGCTGA
- a CDS encoding YcxB family protein, with protein MVEVRYRLTLEDVMALQKNTLANTKLHTSRKKYAGIITSICIFVFMLLSLGRAPLTSELLLTVVLTLSYFLVFSPVYDKLTLLSIKRMYRKTKRHPMLGAYRVVISDNGLERSTDNFHDHYQWSDFEKITEDDHHFFLYLSDVFAIIIKKESDNLSLDEEKNYHHYIKERMRMVNGG; from the coding sequence ATGGTAGAGGTGAGATATCGGTTAACGCTTGAAGATGTGATGGCTTTACAAAAGAACACTCTAGCCAATACAAAGCTACATACTAGCAGAAAAAAATATGCAGGGATTATAACGTCTATCTGTATATTTGTCTTTATGTTGTTATCGTTAGGAAGAGCTCCCCTTACCAGTGAGCTCCTCTTGACAGTTGTCTTGACGCTCAGTTACTTTTTGGTTTTCTCCCCTGTTTATGACAAACTAACATTGTTAAGTATTAAGAGAATGTACAGGAAAACCAAACGGCATCCCATGTTGGGCGCTTACAGGGTGGTGATTTCGGACAATGGACTGGAACGAAGCACTGATAACTTTCATGATCATTACCAATGGAGCGATTTTGAAAAAATTACAGAAGATGATCATCACTTTTTTCTGTATCTGTCAGACGTTTTTGCAATTATTATCAAGAAGGAATCTGACAATTTAAGTTTGGATGAAGAAAAAAATTACCATCATTACATAAAAGAGCGAATGAGAATGGTGAATGGCGGTTGA
- a CDS encoding Gfo/Idh/MocA family protein, translating to MQQKIGIIMNGVTGRMGTNQHLIRSIVAIQNQGGVVLNNGDTLMPDPILVGRNQEKLKKLADQHSIKRWSTNLEETLADKQNKIYFDSQTTVRRGDSIRRAIKAGKHIYCEKPTATSLEESLELARLAKHAGVKNGVVQDKLFLPGLLKLQRLIDAGFFGKMLSVRIEFGYWVFEGDWQEGQRPSWNYREEDGGGIIVDMFAHWRYVIDNLFGGIRSVSCIGATHIPERLDEQGEKYRCTADDAAYGTFELENGVIVQANSSWAVRVNRDDLLTIQVDGTEGSAVAGLRDCKTQHRVNTPKPVWNPDIPNPHDFLSQWEEVPDNQTFDNGFKLQWELFLKHVAADEPFPWDLLEGAKGTQLSDLALKSWKERCWVEVPELIV from the coding sequence ATGCAGCAGAAAATCGGAATCATTATGAACGGGGTTACGGGTCGGATGGGAACAAATCAGCATTTGATTCGTTCTATTGTCGCTATCCAAAATCAGGGTGGGGTTGTTTTAAACAATGGTGACACCTTGATGCCCGACCCCATTTTAGTAGGAAGAAATCAGGAAAAGCTGAAGAAATTGGCTGACCAGCACAGTATCAAGCGTTGGAGCACGAATCTCGAAGAGACGCTTGCCGATAAACAAAACAAGATTTACTTTGACTCCCAGACAACGGTGAGAAGGGGCGATAGTATCCGCAGGGCAATAAAAGCGGGCAAACATATTTATTGTGAGAAACCGACTGCCACCAGTTTGGAGGAATCGCTCGAATTGGCCAGGCTCGCCAAACACGCGGGGGTGAAAAATGGTGTCGTACAGGACAAATTATTTCTGCCGGGCTTGTTAAAGCTCCAACGATTGATTGATGCAGGATTCTTCGGAAAGATGCTGTCTGTCCGTATCGAATTTGGTTATTGGGTGTTTGAAGGAGACTGGCAGGAGGGGCAGCGGCCATCCTGGAATTACCGGGAGGAAGACGGCGGCGGGATCATTGTCGATATGTTTGCGCACTGGCGCTATGTAATCGATAACCTGTTTGGTGGTATCCGTTCGGTTTCTTGTATCGGCGCAACCCATATACCGGAACGACTGGACGAACAAGGGGAGAAATACAGATGTACGGCAGATGATGCGGCCTATGGCACGTTTGAATTGGAAAATGGGGTTATTGTTCAAGCTAACTCATCCTGGGCGGTCCGAGTAAATCGGGACGACTTATTGACCATTCAGGTTGACGGGACGGAAGGCAGTGCCGTAGCAGGACTTCGGGATTGTAAAACACAGCATCGCGTCAACACTCCAAAGCCGGTTTGGAATCCGGATATACCGAACCCGCATGATTTTCTTTCTCAATGGGAAGAGGTGCCCGACAATCAAACGTTCGACAATGGCTTCAAATTGCAATGGGAATTGTTCCTGAAACATGTTGCTGCCGACGAACCATTTCCTTGGGACCTACTTGAGGGTGCTAAAGGGACCCAGTTATCTGACTTGGCATTGAAGTCCTGGAAAGAAAGATGCTGGGTAGAAGTCCCAGAACTGATTGTATAG